A single Elaeis guineensis isolate ETL-2024a chromosome 15, EG11, whole genome shotgun sequence DNA region contains:
- the LOC109506672 gene encoding uncharacterized protein codes for MDNQGQQLQQEPVKTTGDAMSHSFGEGYSTRSDEEGFGVIYGGNQSISKPGEHENHPDYDKSQDSEVKQKEKGRNQAQSGK; via the exons ATGGATAACCAGGGGCAGCAGTTGCAGCAAGAACCCGTAAAGACCACCGG GGATGCGATGTCTCATTCTTTTGGGGAGGGTTACTCCACGCGGTCAGACGAGGAAGGATTTGGAGTGATTTATGGGGGAAATCAATCCATCTCGAAACCTGGAGAGCATGAAAACCATCCCG ACTATGACAAGTCGCAGGACAGCGAAGTCAAACAGAAGGAGAAAGGTCGGAATCAAGCACAGTCGGGCAAGTGA